The following are from one region of the Actinoplanes sp. L3-i22 genome:
- a CDS encoding amidohydrolase family protein, protein MDTSQLTAIDVHTHAEVSKDGHSSLSPELLGASADYFKAHGHRQPTIDEMADYYRERKMAAVVFTVDAEHATGHPRIANEEIAESCAAHPDTLIPFASIDPHKGRAGVREAHRLVTGYGVRGFKFHPSIQGFAPDDRLAYPLYEAIQELGAVALFHTGQTGIGANVRGGGGIRLKYSNPMLVDDVAVDFPDLRVILAHPSFPWQDEALAVATHKEHVYIDLSGWSPKYFPPQLVRYANSLLQDKVLFGSDYPVITPDRWLADFAKLELKDAVREKILKLNAARLFFGEDTK, encoded by the coding sequence ATGGACACCTCGCAACTGACCGCGATCGACGTGCACACGCACGCCGAGGTGAGCAAGGACGGGCACAGCTCGCTGAGCCCGGAGCTGCTCGGAGCGTCAGCGGACTACTTCAAGGCGCACGGCCATCGGCAGCCGACCATCGACGAGATGGCCGACTACTACCGCGAGCGCAAGATGGCCGCCGTCGTCTTCACCGTCGACGCCGAGCACGCCACCGGCCACCCGCGGATCGCCAACGAGGAGATCGCGGAGAGCTGCGCGGCGCATCCGGACACGCTGATCCCGTTCGCCAGCATCGACCCGCACAAGGGCCGGGCCGGCGTCCGCGAGGCGCACCGCCTGGTCACCGGGTACGGCGTCCGCGGCTTCAAGTTCCACCCCAGCATCCAGGGCTTCGCGCCGGACGACCGGCTGGCCTACCCGCTCTACGAGGCGATCCAGGAGCTGGGCGCGGTCGCGCTGTTCCACACCGGGCAGACCGGGATCGGCGCGAACGTGCGCGGCGGCGGCGGGATCCGGCTGAAGTACTCGAACCCGATGCTGGTCGACGACGTGGCCGTGGACTTCCCCGACCTGCGGGTCATCCTGGCCCACCCGTCGTTCCCGTGGCAGGACGAGGCGCTGGCCGTCGCCACGCACAAGGAGCACGTGTACATCGACCTGTCCGGCTGGTCGCCGAAGTACTTCCCGCCGCAGCTCGTCCGGTACGCGAACAGTCTGCTGCAGGACAAGGTGCTGTTCGGCTCGGACTATCCGGTGATCACCCCGGATCGCTGGCTGGCGGACTTCGCGAAGCTGGAGCTGAAGGACGCCGTACGGGAAAAGATCTTGAAGTTGAATGCCGCCCGTCTGTTTTTTGGAGAGGACACGAAATGA
- a CDS encoding SDR family oxidoreductase has protein sequence MDLSGKVAVVTGSGRGLGLAYARALAAAGASVVVNDVDRAAVDAAVAQVPGSVGVAAAVGDTASAEQLVAAAVEAFGRLDVLITNAGILRDRVLWKMTDDDFDAVIRTHLRGTFTCARAAAIRMREQGGGGRIILIASPAGQRGNFGQTNYAAAKAGIAAMARTWALELARSEITVNAVVPIAATEMTKTIPAFAPVIEEAERTGQPYPAWLRHDEGLGTVDDVTGLITFLASDASKAITGQAIGIGGDKLALWSHPAEKEIAYREGGWPADDIAGSWNFRAETYGIPAPAAPGN, from the coding sequence ATGGATCTGAGCGGCAAGGTCGCCGTCGTCACCGGCAGCGGCCGGGGACTCGGCCTCGCATATGCCAGGGCGCTCGCCGCGGCCGGCGCGTCGGTCGTGGTCAACGACGTGGACCGGGCCGCGGTCGACGCGGCGGTGGCGCAGGTCCCCGGATCCGTCGGGGTCGCGGCGGCGGTGGGTGACACCGCGAGCGCGGAGCAGCTGGTCGCGGCCGCGGTCGAGGCGTTCGGCCGGCTCGACGTGCTGATCACCAACGCCGGCATTCTGCGCGACCGGGTGCTGTGGAAGATGACCGACGACGACTTCGACGCGGTGATCCGGACGCACCTGCGGGGCACGTTCACGTGTGCCCGGGCCGCCGCGATCCGGATGCGGGAGCAGGGCGGCGGCGGGCGGATCATCCTGATCGCTTCCCCGGCCGGCCAGCGTGGGAACTTCGGGCAGACGAACTACGCGGCGGCCAAGGCCGGGATCGCGGCGATGGCCCGCACCTGGGCGCTCGAGCTGGCCCGCAGCGAGATCACGGTGAACGCCGTGGTGCCGATCGCGGCGACCGAGATGACCAAGACGATCCCGGCCTTCGCGCCGGTGATCGAGGAGGCCGAGCGCACCGGGCAGCCCTATCCGGCCTGGCTGCGCCATGACGAGGGCCTCGGGACCGTGGACGACGTCACCGGGCTGATCACGTTCCTGGCCTCGGACGCCTCGAAGGCCATCACCGGGCAGGCGATCGGGATCGGCGGCGACAAGCTGGCGCTCTGGTCGCACCCGGCCGAGAAGGAGATCGCCTACCGGGAGGGTGGATGGCCGGCCGATGACATCGCCGGGTCCTGGAATTTCCGAGCGGAGACCTACGGCATCCCGGCCCCCGCGGCCCCGGGCAACTGA